In Neofelis nebulosa isolate mNeoNeb1 chromosome 10, mNeoNeb1.pri, whole genome shotgun sequence, one DNA window encodes the following:
- the BSX gene encoding brain-specific homeobox protein homolog, with product MNLNFTSPLHPASSQRPTSFFIEDILLHKPKPLREMAPDHFASSLASRVPLLDYGYPLMPTPTLLAPHPHHPLHKGDHHHPYFLTTSGVPVPALFPHPQHSELPGKHCRRRKARTVFSDSQLSGLEKRFEIQRYLSTPERVELATALSLSETQVKTWFQNRRMKHKKQLRKSQDEPKAPDGLESPEGSPRGPEAASAEARLGLPAGPYVLTEPEDEVDIGDEGELGSGPHVL from the exons ATGAATCTCAACTTCACCTCCCCTCTGCACCCGGCGTCTTCTCAGAGGCCCACGTCCTTCTTCATTGAGGACATCCTGCTGCACAAGCCCAAGCCGCTAAGGGAGATGGCCCCTGATCACTTCGCCAGCTCTCTGGCCTCCCGGGTGCCTCTCTTAGACTATGGCTACCCCCTCATGCCCACACCCACCCTCCTGGCTCCTCACCCTCATCACCCTCTGCATAAGGGAGACCACCACCACCCTTATTTCCTCACCACCTCGG GGGTGCCGGTGCCGGCGCTGTTCCCGCACCCCCAGCACAGCGAGCTGCCGGGGAAGCACTGCCGCCGCCGCAAAGCTCGCACGGTTTTCTCGGACTCGCAGCTTTCCGGCCTGGAGAAGAGATTCGAGATCCAGCGCTACCTGTCCACGCCAGAGCGGGTGGAGCTGGCCACGGCCCTCAGCCTGTCCGAGACGCAg GTGAAAACGTGGTTCCAGAACCGGCGGATGAAGCATAAAAAGCAGCTGAGGAAAAGTCAGGATGAGCCCAAAGCGCCCGATGGGCTCGAGAGCCCCGAGGGCAGCCCTCGCGGCCCAGAGGCCGCATCCGCCGAGGCTCGGCTGGGCCTGCCCGCCGGCCCCTACGTGCTGACCGAGCCCGAGGACGAGGTGGACATCGGGGACGAGGGGGAGCTCGGCTCGGGGCCGCACGTGCTCTGA